In the Aromatoleum bremense genome, one interval contains:
- a CDS encoding LysE family translocator produces MLALDTLLTFLAISAAVTVAPGPDNLMVLGQSLARGRIAGFGIAVGCALGCFTHTLWATLGVSALLLASPNAFFALKLAGALYLFWLGVQALRSGGIAAAQRGEAAALPWRRYVARGFIANAVNPKVALFFLAFLPQFAHPEAGPASAQMLVLGAVFAAQTVVVFGAIAFAAGGIGRLLARRPRFGPWLDRVTGMIFIGLAANLLLGGRRG; encoded by the coding sequence ATGCTTGCCCTCGACACCTTGCTGACCTTCCTTGCGATTTCCGCCGCGGTTACCGTCGCGCCCGGGCCGGACAACCTGATGGTGCTCGGGCAGAGCCTCGCGCGCGGGCGCATCGCCGGCTTCGGCATCGCCGTCGGCTGCGCGCTCGGCTGTTTCACGCATACGCTGTGGGCGACGCTCGGCGTCAGCGCCTTGCTGCTCGCGTCGCCGAACGCGTTCTTCGCGCTCAAGCTCGCCGGCGCGCTGTATCTCTTCTGGCTCGGCGTGCAGGCGCTCAGGAGCGGCGGGATCGCGGCGGCGCAGCGCGGCGAGGCGGCGGCGCTGCCGTGGCGCCGGTATGTTGCGCGAGGCTTCATCGCGAACGCCGTGAATCCGAAGGTCGCGCTGTTCTTCCTCGCCTTCCTGCCGCAGTTCGCGCACCCCGAGGCCGGCCCGGCGTCGGCGCAGATGCTGGTGCTCGGTGCGGTGTTCGCCGCGCAGACGGTCGTCGTGTTCGGCGCGATCGCGTTCGCCGCCGGCGGCATCGGCCGCCTGCTTGCGCGCCGGCCGCGGTTCGGGCCGTGGCTCGACCGGGTCACCGGCATGATCTTCATCGGCCTCGCCGCGAACCTGCTGCTCGGCGGTCGCCGGGGGTGA
- a CDS encoding lysophospholipid acyltransferase family protein: MTLVQYWRLGHLALHLLLGGTATLLAFPLLPPGCRARLRQLWSRRLLATLGIRLEGNVEGPPRGSLIVANHVSWVDIFAINALAPAAFISKAEVRNWPLVGWLAARNDTVFLRRGSAGHARVINAEIAELMAAGNCVAVFPEGTTTDGSHILHFHSALLQPAIAAGRPIVPVAIRYEDARGAPSTVAAYAGETSLWQCIRAIAGARGLTLRLSPCTPLTGAAADRKQLARQARSVIADALFDRQGHRLRHAA, encoded by the coding sequence GTGACTCTGGTGCAATACTGGCGTCTCGGCCACCTCGCGCTGCATCTACTGCTGGGCGGGACGGCAACCTTGCTCGCATTTCCGCTCCTGCCGCCCGGCTGCCGGGCACGATTGCGTCAGCTGTGGTCGAGACGGCTGCTGGCAACGCTCGGGATACGGCTCGAAGGCAACGTCGAGGGCCCGCCTCGAGGCAGCCTGATCGTCGCCAATCACGTCTCCTGGGTCGACATCTTTGCGATCAATGCCCTGGCGCCGGCGGCTTTCATTTCGAAGGCGGAGGTGCGCAACTGGCCGCTCGTCGGGTGGCTCGCGGCGCGCAACGACACCGTCTTCCTGCGACGCGGCAGCGCGGGGCACGCGCGCGTCATCAACGCGGAAATCGCGGAGCTGATGGCGGCGGGAAACTGCGTGGCCGTATTCCCCGAAGGCACCACCACTGATGGCTCGCACATCCTGCACTTCCACTCGGCCCTGCTGCAGCCTGCGATTGCCGCCGGGCGTCCGATCGTGCCGGTCGCGATTCGCTACGAGGATGCCCGGGGAGCACCAAGCACGGTGGCCGCCTACGCGGGCGAGACCTCGCTGTGGCAATGTATCCGGGCCATCGCCGGCGCTCGCGGCCTGACACTCCGGCTCAGCCCCTGCACCCCTCTGACCGGCGCCGCAGCAGACCGAAAGCAGCTCGCCCGGCAGGCGCGAAGCGTGATTGCAGATGCGCTGTTCGACCGTCAGGGGCACCGACTCCGACACGCGGCGTAA
- a CDS encoding GNAT family N-acetyltransferase: MLQTRKVERRVSRSKLHVGLATCESEIHEAQKLRYHVFAEELGARLPSRIPGVDHDLYDPFCEHLVVRDESQGRIVGTYRILSPQAALRVGGYYSETEFDLTRLQHLRPRMVEIGRSCIHSQYRSGAAIALLWSALARYMQENRHDYLLGCASISIADGGHAAASLYARLRERHESPPEYRVFPRYALPLRALRSDIPAEIPPLIKGYLRAGAWICGEPAWDPDFNTADLPILMPMNRIDPKYARHFVKPCD, from the coding sequence ATGCTGCAAACTCGAAAGGTGGAGCGGCGCGTCAGCCGCAGCAAGCTTCATGTCGGGCTCGCGACCTGCGAAAGTGAGATTCATGAGGCCCAGAAGCTGCGCTACCATGTCTTCGCCGAGGAACTCGGTGCCCGGCTGCCGAGCCGTATCCCGGGTGTCGATCACGATCTCTACGACCCCTTCTGTGAGCATCTGGTGGTGCGTGACGAAAGCCAGGGCCGCATTGTCGGCACCTATCGCATCCTCTCGCCGCAGGCCGCGCTGCGCGTCGGCGGCTACTATTCCGAAACCGAGTTCGATCTGACTCGCCTGCAGCATCTGCGCCCGCGCATGGTCGAAATCGGCCGCTCGTGCATCCACTCCCAATATCGCAGCGGCGCGGCGATCGCGCTGCTTTGGTCGGCGCTGGCGCGCTACATGCAGGAGAATCGCCACGACTACCTGCTGGGATGCGCGTCGATCAGCATCGCCGACGGCGGGCATGCGGCGGCGAGCCTTTATGCCCGCCTGCGCGAACGCCACGAAAGTCCTCCGGAATACCGCGTCTTCCCGCGCTACGCGCTGCCGTTGCGCGCGCTGCGCAGCGACATTCCCGCCGAAATACCGCCGCTCATCAAGGGCTATCTGCGCGCGGGCGCCTGGATCTGCGGCGAGCCGGCGTGGGATCCGGATTTCAACACCGCGGACCTTCCGATCCTGATGCCGATGAACCGCATCGATCCGAAATACGCCCGGCACTTCGTGAAGCCATGCGACTGA
- a CDS encoding TetR/AcrR family transcriptional regulator, giving the protein MNLPAKSPSASETRHRILDAAEVLFVEHGFEATSMRMITGAARANLAAVNYHFGSKDALIQEVFRRRLTELNRQRLAALDRLEADAGGAALKPSRIVEAYFGTALQLAADTEHGGHTFMRLLGRTYTEPNAFIRKFLAEEYAGVLERFRAALYRALPDVPREEILWRFHFMMGAMSYAIAGTDGLQLFAGRFDDADPVRLMPRLMSFLLGGLRAPLAGFEQACDDQPGRAAA; this is encoded by the coding sequence ATGAACCTGCCTGCGAAGTCTCCCTCCGCGTCCGAGACGCGCCACCGCATCCTCGACGCAGCCGAAGTCCTGTTCGTCGAACACGGCTTCGAGGCGACGTCGATGCGGATGATCACCGGTGCGGCGCGCGCGAACCTCGCCGCGGTGAATTACCACTTCGGCAGCAAGGATGCGCTGATCCAGGAAGTGTTCCGCCGCCGCCTCACCGAGCTGAACCGCCAGCGGCTCGCCGCGCTCGACCGTCTCGAGGCCGATGCGGGCGGCGCGGCGCTGAAACCGAGCCGGATCGTCGAGGCCTACTTCGGCACCGCGCTGCAGCTCGCGGCGGACACCGAACACGGCGGTCACACATTCATGCGCCTGCTCGGGCGCACCTACACCGAGCCGAACGCGTTCATTCGCAAGTTTCTCGCCGAGGAATACGCCGGCGTGCTCGAGCGCTTTCGCGCCGCGCTGTACCGGGCGCTGCCCGACGTGCCGCGCGAGGAGATCCTGTGGCGCTTCCACTTCATGATGGGCGCGATGTCGTACGCGATCGCCGGCACTGACGGCTTGCAGCTTTTTGCCGGCCGCTTCGACGACGCGGACCCGGTGCGGCTGATGCCGCGGCTGATGTCCTTCCTGCTCGGCGGCCTGCGCGCGCCGCTCGCCGGGTTCGAGCAGGCTTGCGACGACCAGCCCGGGCGCGCGGCCGCGTGA
- a CDS encoding alpha/beta fold hydrolase, giving the protein MKTWIFLRGLTRETRHWGDFVDTFERIVPDARVVTIDLPGNGRLNHLVSPCSVREMATCCREALIRRGIAPPYNLLAMSLGAMVAVAWAYAWPGEVGRCVLINTSLRPFSPFHRRLRPDACLALLKLALVGGSAAEWEERILFLTSRLRGDAAKLLSEWAGFRTEHPVTRANVWRQLYAAARYRAPGEKPAAALLILASRNDALVHVGCSQDLAAAWNGELRIHPRAGHDLPLDDGQWVAAQVVNWLAARNPSS; this is encoded by the coding sequence ATGAAGACCTGGATCTTCCTGCGCGGACTCACCCGGGAAACTCGTCATTGGGGCGACTTCGTGGACACTTTCGAACGGATCGTTCCCGACGCCCGGGTCGTGACGATTGATCTTCCCGGTAACGGCCGCCTGAACCACCTGGTGAGCCCCTGCAGTGTGCGCGAAATGGCCACCTGCTGCCGGGAGGCCTTGATCCGCCGCGGCATCGCGCCGCCTTACAATTTGCTCGCGATGTCGCTCGGGGCGATGGTGGCGGTGGCGTGGGCCTACGCCTGGCCGGGCGAAGTCGGTCGCTGCGTGCTGATCAACACCAGCCTGCGCCCGTTCAGTCCGTTCCACCGGCGCCTGCGCCCCGACGCCTGCCTTGCGTTGCTGAAGCTGGCACTCGTGGGAGGGAGCGCTGCGGAATGGGAGGAGAGAATCCTCTTCCTGACGAGCCGCCTGCGCGGGGATGCCGCAAAGCTGCTGAGCGAGTGGGCCGGTTTCCGCACGGAGCATCCGGTCACACGGGCAAACGTGTGGCGGCAGCTGTACGCCGCCGCCCGCTATCGCGCGCCGGGCGAGAAGCCCGCGGCCGCGCTGCTGATCCTCGCGAGCCGGAACGATGCGCTGGTGCATGTCGGATGTTCGCAAGACCTCGCAGCCGCGTGGAACGGTGAGCTCAGAATCCATCCGCGGGCCGGGCACGACCTGCCGCTGGACGACGGCCAGTGGGTCGCGGCGCAGGTGGTGAACTGGCTTGCCGCTCGCAATCCCTCCTCCTGA
- a CDS encoding acyl-CoA dehydrogenase: protein MTWLLIVFLPVVAGVLAYRRAPFPLWAGAGLAWLAGFMGAAGWPGGALVTVLVLYAALAGVFLLRPLRRRLVTARIFKAFRGALPSMSQTEKDALEAGTVWWEGELFAGRPDWAKLLAYPWPALTAEERAFLDNETSELCRLTDDWAATQRQDLSPEVWRYIRERGFLGMIIPKEYGGKGFSAFAHSQVITKLSTRSSAPAVTVMVPNSLGPAELLLHYGTPEQKAHYLPRLAQGLDIPAFALTSPWAGSDAASIPDAGVVCKGMWRDREVLGMRVTFDKRYITLAPVCTVFGLAFRLYDPDGLLGADADLGITCALVPADHPGVDIGRRHLPLNAVWMNGPVRGRDVFMPLDFIIGGPQMAGQGWRMLMECLAAGRSISLPGSNTGMQKMTARAVGAYARVRHQFKTAIGRFEGVEEALTRIGANTYLSDAARIMTAGAIDLGEKPSVVSAIVKYHVTERARQTVNDGMDVIGGKGICLGPQNFLGRAYQQIPVGITVEGANILTRSLILFGQGAIRCHPYVLDEMHAAQKGDLAAFDRAFWGHVGYTLSSAVRALVMGLTGSHFVAVPGGDADEIAPETRRYYQQLTRFSAAFAFLADISMGTMGGALKRKEKLSARLGDILSLMYLASATLKRFEAEGRQAMDAPLMHWAIWDCMFKAQNAFEGVIANFPNRFFAAVLRRLVVFPLGRPYVVPSDALGHEVAKLLIEPSPTRDRLTADVYLPDDLDEPAAALEAALAATIEAEPVEAKLKEARRQGRFDPGLIVGGGVDAIWRRALEAGVISDVEFALVERRNVLRDKVIRVDDFPYDFGLREALAEVGPNDSRPLRAVA from the coding sequence ATGACGTGGCTGTTGATCGTTTTTCTCCCTGTCGTGGCGGGCGTTCTCGCCTATCGGCGGGCACCTTTCCCGCTCTGGGCGGGGGCCGGACTGGCGTGGCTCGCGGGTTTCATGGGGGCGGCCGGATGGCCGGGCGGCGCGCTCGTCACGGTCCTCGTCCTCTACGCCGCGCTCGCCGGCGTGTTCCTGCTCCGCCCGCTGCGCCGCAGGCTCGTGACGGCGCGCATCTTCAAAGCTTTCCGCGGCGCGCTGCCGTCGATGTCACAGACCGAGAAGGACGCGCTCGAAGCCGGCACCGTGTGGTGGGAAGGCGAGCTCTTCGCCGGCAGGCCGGACTGGGCGAAGCTGCTCGCGTATCCGTGGCCGGCGCTCACCGCCGAGGAGCGCGCCTTCCTCGACAACGAGACGAGCGAGCTGTGCCGGCTCACCGACGACTGGGCCGCGACGCAGCGCCAGGACTTGTCGCCCGAAGTGTGGCGGTACATCAGGGAGCGCGGCTTTCTCGGCATGATCATCCCGAAGGAATACGGCGGGAAAGGCTTCTCGGCGTTCGCGCATTCGCAGGTCATCACGAAGCTGTCGACGCGCTCGTCGGCGCCGGCGGTCACGGTGATGGTGCCGAACTCGCTCGGACCCGCCGAGCTGCTGCTGCATTACGGTACGCCGGAGCAGAAAGCGCATTACCTGCCGCGGCTCGCGCAAGGGCTCGACATCCCGGCGTTCGCGCTGACGAGCCCGTGGGCCGGCTCGGACGCGGCGTCGATCCCCGATGCCGGCGTCGTCTGCAAGGGCATGTGGCGCGACCGCGAAGTGCTCGGCATGCGCGTCACGTTCGACAAGCGCTACATCACGCTCGCGCCGGTCTGCACCGTGTTCGGGCTCGCGTTCCGGCTGTACGACCCGGACGGCCTGCTCGGCGCGGACGCGGACCTCGGCATCACCTGCGCGCTGGTGCCGGCCGATCACCCCGGCGTCGACATCGGCCGGCGCCACCTGCCGCTCAACGCGGTGTGGATGAACGGACCGGTGCGCGGCCGTGACGTGTTCATGCCGCTCGATTTCATCATCGGCGGCCCGCAGATGGCGGGTCAGGGCTGGCGGATGCTGATGGAGTGCCTCGCGGCGGGCCGTTCGATCTCGCTGCCGGGTTCGAACACCGGCATGCAGAAAATGACCGCGCGCGCAGTCGGCGCGTATGCCCGCGTGCGCCACCAGTTCAAGACCGCGATCGGCCGCTTCGAGGGCGTCGAAGAGGCGCTGACCCGCATCGGCGCGAACACCTACCTGTCCGATGCCGCGCGGATCATGACGGCCGGCGCGATCGACCTGGGCGAGAAGCCGTCGGTAGTGTCGGCGATCGTCAAGTACCACGTCACCGAGCGCGCGCGCCAGACGGTCAATGACGGTATGGACGTCATCGGCGGCAAGGGCATCTGCCTCGGGCCGCAGAACTTCCTCGGTCGCGCCTACCAGCAGATCCCGGTCGGCATCACCGTCGAAGGCGCGAACATCCTGACGCGCAGCCTGATCCTGTTCGGCCAGGGCGCGATCCGCTGCCATCCTTACGTGCTCGACGAAATGCACGCGGCGCAGAAAGGGGATCTCGCCGCGTTCGACCGCGCGTTCTGGGGGCATGTCGGCTACACGCTGTCGTCGGCGGTGCGGGCGTTGGTGATGGGGCTCACCGGTTCGCATTTCGTCGCCGTACCGGGAGGTGACGCAGATGAGATCGCGCCCGAGACGCGCCGTTACTACCAGCAGCTGACGCGCTTCTCGGCGGCGTTCGCGTTCCTCGCGGACATCTCGATGGGGACGATGGGCGGCGCGTTGAAGCGCAAGGAAAAGCTTTCCGCGCGGCTTGGCGACATCCTGTCGCTGATGTATCTCGCGTCGGCGACGCTCAAGCGCTTCGAAGCCGAAGGGCGTCAGGCGATGGATGCGCCGCTGATGCACTGGGCGATCTGGGACTGCATGTTCAAGGCCCAGAACGCGTTCGAAGGCGTGATCGCGAACTTCCCGAACCGGTTCTTCGCGGCGGTGCTGCGCCGGCTCGTCGTGTTCCCGCTCGGGCGGCCGTACGTCGTGCCGTCCGACGCGCTCGGCCACGAAGTCGCGAAGCTGCTGATCGAGCCGTCGCCGACGCGCGACCGGCTGACTGCCGACGTGTATCTGCCGGACGACCTCGACGAGCCGGCCGCCGCGCTCGAAGCGGCGCTCGCCGCGACGATCGAAGCCGAGCCGGTCGAAGCGAAGCTGAAAGAGGCGCGCCGGCAGGGGCGCTTCGACCCGGGCCTGATCGTCGGTGGCGGCGTCGATGCGATCTGGCGCCGCGCGCTCGAGGCCGGCGTCATCAGCGACGTCGAATTCGCGCTCGTCGAGCGGCGCAACGTCCTGCGCGACAAGGTCATCCGCGTCGACGATTTCCCGTACGACTTCGGCCTGCGCGAGGCGCTTGCCGAAGTCGGGCCGAACGATTCGCGCCCGCTGCGTGCGGTCGCCTGA
- a CDS encoding PhoX family protein: MTDHRSPGQNRRDDSTNLSDNPGFDTVLQARLSRRRLLGGGIGAAALAMIGGGLSTACAAPAAQGAAAPGRSAAKLGFSPVAKSLADVVALPDGYRHSVLYRLGDPIAAGVGEYLNNGQDDAASFAFRGGDHHDGMHYFGLGPNGKLHKNESSRGLLCLNHEAITPAYLHPNGPTVVNGVRTVADEVLREFYAHGVGIIEAFKAGDGWRYDQDSRFNRRIHTLTEMELSGPAAKTPYMVTKYSPDGSRTRGTVNNCASGNTPWGTYLTCEENWAGYFRRIAAIDNPMRTAKELTALARYSVAGNGRERWATLTPDTPDDLYGRWNAMKLGTSADGSDDYRNGPNTYGWVVEIDPFAPASTPRKRTALGRFAHEGAWLGPVRSGAPLVWYMGCDSRNEYIYKYVSNQPWNPADADGGIKAGDKYLDDGRLYVARFDADGSGQWIELGFGLGNVTPANAAYAFADQADVVLHARLAADAAGATKMDRPEWGAVNPHNGEVYMALTNTNAASRPIDQLDAANPRFYNDRKTTGQNQLGNPNGHIIRFAEASGDAGATSFTWDVFLFGARASADAQNVNISGLTDANDFSSPDGLWFSQATGVLWIETDDGAYTDVTNCMLLAAVPGTVGDGAPRTIVSTDGVTTKAVDTYVGKQPGEENLRRFLVGPKECEITGVAETPDGKTLFINIQHPGEDTRPDFATDSFGSHWPDGGLARPRSATIVITREDGGRIGI, encoded by the coding sequence ATGACCGATCACCGTTCCCCCGGCCAGAACCGCCGCGACGACTCGACCAACCTCTCGGACAACCCCGGCTTCGACACCGTCCTGCAAGCGCGACTGTCGCGCCGGCGTCTGCTCGGCGGCGGGATCGGCGCCGCGGCGCTCGCGATGATCGGCGGCGGGCTGTCGACGGCCTGTGCCGCGCCGGCGGCGCAGGGCGCGGCGGCGCCCGGACGGAGCGCCGCGAAGCTCGGTTTTTCCCCTGTCGCGAAGAGTCTCGCGGATGTCGTCGCGCTGCCGGACGGTTACCGCCACAGTGTGCTTTACCGCCTCGGCGACCCGATTGCCGCAGGCGTCGGCGAGTACCTGAACAACGGCCAGGACGACGCCGCGAGCTTCGCGTTCCGCGGTGGCGATCACCATGACGGCATGCACTACTTCGGCCTCGGCCCGAACGGCAAACTTCACAAGAACGAATCGTCCCGCGGCCTGCTGTGCCTGAACCACGAAGCGATCACGCCGGCCTACCTGCACCCGAACGGCCCGACTGTAGTCAACGGCGTGCGCACCGTCGCCGACGAAGTGCTGCGCGAGTTCTACGCCCACGGCGTCGGCATCATCGAGGCCTTCAAGGCCGGCGACGGGTGGCGCTACGACCAGGACTCGCGCTTCAACCGCCGCATCCACACGCTGACCGAGATGGAGCTGTCCGGTCCGGCGGCGAAGACGCCGTACATGGTCACCAAGTACTCGCCCGACGGCAGCCGGACGCGCGGCACCGTCAACAACTGCGCCAGCGGCAACACGCCGTGGGGCACCTACCTCACCTGCGAGGAAAACTGGGCCGGTTACTTCCGCCGCATCGCCGCGATCGACAACCCGATGCGGACCGCGAAGGAACTCACCGCGCTCGCCCGCTACAGCGTCGCCGGCAACGGACGCGAGCGGTGGGCGACGCTCACGCCCGATACGCCGGACGACCTCTACGGCCGCTGGAACGCGATGAAGCTCGGCACCTCGGCCGACGGCAGCGACGACTACCGCAACGGCCCGAACACCTACGGCTGGGTCGTCGAGATCGATCCGTTCGCCCCCGCCTCGACGCCGAGGAAGCGCACCGCGCTCGGCCGCTTCGCGCACGAAGGCGCGTGGCTCGGGCCGGTGCGCAGCGGCGCGCCGCTGGTGTGGTACATGGGCTGCGATTCGCGCAACGAGTACATCTACAAATACGTATCGAACCAGCCGTGGAATCCGGCGGATGCCGACGGCGGCATCAAAGCCGGCGACAAATACCTGGACGACGGCAGGCTCTACGTCGCGCGCTTCGATGCCGACGGCAGCGGCCAGTGGATCGAGCTCGGCTTCGGGCTCGGCAACGTGACGCCGGCCAATGCAGCCTACGCTTTCGCCGACCAGGCGGACGTCGTGCTGCACGCGCGCCTTGCCGCTGACGCCGCCGGCGCGACGAAGATGGACCGCCCGGAATGGGGCGCGGTCAATCCGCACAACGGCGAAGTGTACATGGCGCTGACGAACACCAATGCCGCGAGCCGCCCGATCGACCAGCTCGATGCCGCGAACCCGCGCTTCTACAACGACCGCAAGACCACGGGCCAGAACCAGCTCGGAAACCCCAATGGCCACATCATCCGCTTCGCCGAAGCCAGCGGCGATGCCGGCGCGACGTCCTTCACGTGGGACGTGTTCCTGTTCGGCGCGCGCGCGAGTGCCGATGCGCAGAACGTCAATATCTCGGGGCTGACCGATGCGAACGATTTCTCCAGCCCCGACGGGCTGTGGTTCAGCCAGGCGACCGGTGTGCTGTGGATCGAGACCGACGACGGCGCTTATACCGACGTGACGAACTGCATGCTGCTGGCGGCAGTGCCGGGTACCGTCGGCGACGGTGCGCCGCGCACGATCGTCAGCACCGACGGCGTCACGACGAAGGCGGTCGACACCTACGTCGGCAAGCAGCCGGGCGAAGAGAACCTGCGCCGCTTCCTCGTCGGTCCGAAGGAATGCGAGATCACGGGCGTCGCGGAAACCCCGGACGGCAAGACGCTGTTCATCAACATCCAGCACCCCGGCGAAGACACGCGGCCCGACTTTGCGACCGACAGCTTCGGCAGCCACTGGCCGGACGGAGGGCTCGCCCGGCCGCGCTCGGCGACGATCGTCATCACGCGCGAAGACGGCGGCAGGATCGGCATCTGA
- a CDS encoding M14 family zinc carboxypeptidase, translating to MTPRAIPELTELEHVIEAGRDHLQTRVVAEVDGGPAGRFPIYAIGLGNPGRDAPAIGFFGGVHGLERIGTDVVIAYLRYLVMRLRWDITLHRQLESMRLVFMPLVNPGGMWRETRANPNGVDLMRNAPLDALERVLPLIGGQRISARLPWFRGLQNGAMEIESQALCEIVATELLVRDFSIALDCHSGFGVSDRIWFPYAHTRAPLPHLAEIHALKEVFRLTHIHHPYIFEPQSRQYLAHGDLWDFLHLRACRTADRVFLPLTLEMGAWLWVKKNPRQLFSRQGIFNPRIAHRQQRVLRRHLSLLDFLSRATCSHRLWAPRGEAREQQHAQALAQWYR from the coding sequence GTGACGCCTCGTGCGATTCCCGAGCTGACCGAGCTCGAACACGTCATCGAGGCGGGAAGGGACCATCTCCAGACGCGCGTCGTCGCCGAAGTCGACGGCGGACCCGCAGGCCGATTTCCGATCTATGCGATCGGATTGGGCAATCCGGGCCGCGACGCGCCGGCGATCGGATTCTTCGGCGGGGTGCACGGCCTGGAAAGAATCGGGACGGACGTCGTCATCGCGTATCTGAGATACCTCGTGATGCGCCTGCGGTGGGACATCACCCTGCATCGACAGCTGGAATCGATGCGACTGGTATTCATGCCCCTCGTCAACCCGGGAGGCATGTGGCGCGAAACGCGCGCCAATCCGAACGGCGTGGACCTGATGCGAAACGCGCCGCTGGACGCCCTGGAACGCGTGTTGCCGCTGATCGGCGGACAACGGATCAGCGCCCGCTTGCCCTGGTTCCGCGGCCTGCAGAACGGCGCCATGGAAATCGAGAGCCAGGCGCTGTGCGAAATCGTCGCCACCGAACTCCTCGTGCGCGACTTCAGCATCGCGCTCGATTGCCACTCGGGGTTCGGGGTGAGCGATCGGATCTGGTTCCCCTATGCCCATACGCGCGCGCCGTTGCCCCACCTGGCCGAGATCCACGCACTGAAGGAGGTCTTTCGCCTGACGCACATCCACCACCCCTACATCTTCGAGCCACAAAGCCGTCAGTACTTGGCCCATGGCGATCTGTGGGACTTTCTGCACCTGCGTGCCTGCAGGACGGCCGACCGGGTTTTTCTGCCGCTGACACTGGAGATGGGCGCCTGGCTATGGGTCAAGAAGAACCCGCGTCAGCTGTTCTCCCGCCAGGGGATATTCAATCCGCGCATCGCGCACCGCCAGCAGCGCGTGCTTCGCCGCCACCTGTCGCTGCTGGATTTCCTGTCGCGCGCCACCTGCAGCCATCGACTCTGGGCGCCACGCGGTGAGGCGCGCGAGCAACAGCATGCGCAGGCCCTTGCCCAGTGGTATCGATGA
- a CDS encoding acetyl-CoA C-acetyltransferase: MSSGIYIIDGARTPFLKARNGPGPFAASDLATAAGAALLVRQTFAPDELDEVILGCASPSPDEVNIGRVVALRLGCGHKVPGWTVMRNCASGMQALDSAMMNLRAGRSGLVLAGGVDALSRAPLLFSDAMVRWLSGWYAAKTIGQKAAALHRFRPADLAPVLGIMKGLTDPVVGQLMGQTAENLAHRFGISRAAMDEYAVRSHRRVAAAQDAGHLDEIVPLIDRDGALYKDDDGVRRDSSVDKLAKLKPFFDRKYGRVTAGNSSQITDGAAWLILASEETVQRRGLTPVGRIVDCEWAALDPAQMGLGPVHAATPLLARHGLGLNDIDAWEINEAFAAQVIACLRAWDDADYCRDELGLAAPLGRLDEERLNVDGGAIAIGHPVGASGARIVLHLVQRLRRDRLARGIASICIGGGQGGAMLVEAV, encoded by the coding sequence ATGAGCTCCGGCATCTACATCATCGACGGCGCCCGCACGCCGTTCCTGAAGGCGAGGAACGGCCCCGGACCGTTCGCCGCGTCGGACCTCGCGACCGCCGCCGGTGCGGCGCTGCTCGTGCGCCAGACGTTCGCGCCCGACGAGCTCGACGAAGTCATCCTCGGCTGCGCGAGCCCGTCGCCGGACGAGGTCAATATCGGCCGCGTCGTCGCGTTGCGGCTCGGCTGCGGCCACAAGGTGCCGGGCTGGACGGTGATGCGCAACTGCGCGTCCGGCATGCAGGCGCTGGATTCGGCGATGATGAACCTCCGCGCCGGACGCTCGGGCCTCGTGCTCGCGGGCGGCGTCGACGCGCTGTCCCGCGCGCCGCTGTTGTTTTCCGACGCGATGGTGCGCTGGCTGTCGGGCTGGTACGCCGCGAAGACGATCGGTCAGAAGGCGGCTGCGCTGCACCGCTTCCGCCCGGCCGATCTCGCGCCTGTACTCGGCATCATGAAAGGTCTGACCGATCCGGTGGTCGGCCAGCTGATGGGCCAGACCGCCGAGAACCTTGCGCACCGCTTCGGCATTTCGCGTGCCGCGATGGACGAATACGCGGTGCGCAGCCACCGCCGCGTCGCCGCGGCGCAGGATGCCGGGCATCTCGACGAGATCGTGCCGCTGATCGACCGCGACGGTGCGCTGTACAAGGACGACGACGGCGTGCGGCGCGATTCGTCCGTCGACAAGCTGGCGAAGCTCAAGCCTTTCTTCGACCGCAAGTACGGCCGCGTCACCGCCGGCAACAGTTCGCAGATCACCGATGGCGCGGCGTGGCTGATCCTCGCGTCCGAAGAGACGGTGCAGCGCCGCGGCCTGACACCGGTCGGGCGCATCGTCGATTGCGAATGGGCGGCGCTCGACCCGGCGCAGATGGGGCTCGGCCCGGTGCATGCGGCGACGCCGCTGCTCGCGCGCCACGGGCTCGGCCTGAACGACATCGACGCGTGGGAGATCAACGAAGCGTTCGCCGCGCAGGTCATCGCCTGCCTGCGCGCGTGGGACGACGCCGACTATTGTCGCGACGAGCTCGGCCTCGCGGCGCCGCTCGGCCGGCTCGACGAGGAGCGCCTGAACGTCGATGGCGGCGCGATCGCCATTGGCCATCCGGTCGGCGCGAGCGGCGCGCGCATCGTGCTGCATCTGGTGCAGCGGCTGCGCCGCGACAGGCTCGCGCGCGGCATCGCGAGCATCTGCATCGGCGGCGGACAGGGCGGCGCGATGCTCGTGGAGGCGGTGTGA